One segment of Coffea arabica cultivar ET-39 chromosome 7c, Coffea Arabica ET-39 HiFi, whole genome shotgun sequence DNA contains the following:
- the LOC113736014 gene encoding uncharacterized protein yields MPGNNFLSNPPNFTGENYQIWAVKMKSYLDANDLWDVVEIDPVPELSEDPTIAEMRAHRDAVKRRSKAMTCIHSAVSDAVFTKIMTCETAKEAWDTLKVAFQSNDRTRQMQLLNLRREFELLRMKDKENIKEYSDRLLNVVNKIRLIGEQLPDSRVVEKVLVSLPERFETKISSLEDSRDLSEMTLPELINALEAQEQRRAIRTEEVIEGAFQATNEDQIRQGFVNKWDIWREFAKIKEKENIMLRWLMNKMRNSGCTHHMAYDESIFRKLDKSQISKVRIGNGDYIEVKGKGSVAIDYGSGTKIISDVLYVPEINQNLLSVGQLLEKNYSVIFKNRTCVIHDPVGNELFSVKMRGKNFALNLSEIDNSKVQYYEPKNLDDAKIQEEIIDETIEGGYIVKIHEKLPKDDGSSIAYGSFTFKLQRSHLNTSKNLILVLKVVSRNIARLKTRLQTFL; encoded by the exons ATGCCAGGAAACAACTTCTTGTCCAATCCTCCAAATTTCACTGGTGAAAACTACCAAATCTGGGCTGTCAAAATGAAGTCCTATTTGGATGCTAATGATCTTTGGGATGTAGTAGAGATAGATCCTGTTCCTGAATTGTCAGAAGATCCAACTATTGCAGAGATGAGAGCCCATAGGGATGCAGTCAAAAGGAGATCAAAAGCCATGACTTGCATTCATTCAGCAGTTTCCGATGCAGTATTCACAAAAATTATGACTTGTGAAACTGCAAAAGAAGCTTGGGATACTCTCAAAGTGGCTTTTCAAAGCAATGACAGAACAAGACAGATGCAACTTTTGAACCTTAGGAGAGAATTTGAACTCCTTAGGATGAAAGACAAAGAAAACATTAAAGAGTACTCTGACAGACTCTTAAATGTTGTGAACAAAATCAGATTGATTGGAGAACAACTTCCAGATAGCAGAGTTGTGGAGAAAGTCTTGGTGAGTTTACCAGAAAGGTTTGAAACCAAGATTTCCTCTCTTGAAGATTCAAGGGATCTATCTGAGATGACTTTGCCAGAATTGATCAATGCTTTAGAGGCACAAGAACAAAGACGAGCCATAAGAACTGAAGAAGTCATTGAAGGTGCTTTTCAAGCAACAAATGAGGATCAAATTCGACAAG GTTTTGTAAACAAATGGGACATATGGAGAGAGTTtgcaaaaataaaggaaaaagagaacatCATGCTCAGATGGTTGATGAACAAGATGAGGA ACAGTGGTTGCACTCATCACATGGCTTATGATGAATCTATATTTAGGAAACTTGATAAATCGCAAATCTCCAAAGTCAGAATTGGAAATGGAGATTATATTGAGGTGAAAGGCAAAGGTAGTGTTGCTATTGATTATGGTTCAGGTACCAAAATTATTTCTGATGTTTTGTATGTGcctgaaattaatcaaaatctaTTAAGTGTTGGACAGTTATTGGAGAAGAATTATTCTGTCATCTTCAAAAACAGGACTTGTGTTATACATGATCCAGTTGGGAATGaacttttctcagtgaaaaTGAGAGGCAAAAATTTTGCTTTGAATTTGTCAGAAATTGACAATTCTAAGGTGCAGTATTATGAACCAAAAAATTTAGATGATGCTAAAATTCAGGAGGAGATCATTGATGAGACAATTGAAGGAGGCTACATTGTGAAAATTCATGAAAAGTTACCCAAGGATGATG GTTCATCTATTGCGTATGGGAGTTTCACTTTCAAGTTGCAAAGAAGTCATTTGAATACATCAAAAAATTTGATATTGGTTTTGAAGGTTGTCTCAAGAAACATTGCAAGACTGAAGACCAGATTGCAGACATTTTTATGA
- the LOC113697789 gene encoding uncharacterized protein: MDFESVKRLLEKEGGPYESTVDSMPQRYFEPFVVQGLKVDLIERGRIVCSMVVPSRLLNTGTSLHGGATATLVDMVGSAVIYTVGSPVTGVSVEINVSYLDGAYVGDEIEIEAKTLRVGKAIAVVSVELKNKKTGKIIAQGRHTKYLALSSKL, from the exons ATGGACTTTGAATCAGTGAAAAGATTGCTAGAGAAAGAAGGAGGCCCATATGAATCAACAGTGGATTCTATGCCCCAGAGATACTTTGAACCCTTTGTAGTTCAAGGCCTCAAGGTTGACCTCATTGAACGGGGTCGTATTGTCTGCTCCATGGTTGTTCCTTCTCGTCTTCTG AATACTGGGACTTCTTTGCATGGTGGGGCGACAGCCACGCTGGTGGACATGGTGGGTTCAGCTGTCATATACACCGTGGGGTCTCCGGTGACTGGAGTTTCCGTTGAGATCAATGTTTCCTACCTGGATGGTGCCTATGTTGGT GATGAAATTGAGATTGAGGCAAAGACATTACGAGTTGGAAAGGCAATTGCTGTTGTCAGTGTTGAGTTGAAGAACAAAAAGACAGGTAAAATTATTGCTCAAGGGCGTCATACAAAGTACTTAGCTTTATCAAGCAAGTTGTGA